In Pseudobdellovibrionaceae bacterium, the following proteins share a genomic window:
- a CDS encoding glycosyltransferase family 2 protein, which translates to MEAVSVVIPLYNEENTILPTFTELTRELENAGLTFEIVYVDVGSRDRSFMISSRLAEHHPHVQALSLPSPYPRLTQAEALRLGADSARYEVVLFPGSSGQLPAFEIPNLLKALHANELDLICGARKGGMRSRLASQVSRYFLRRFFSLDLRDFCSPIRAVRKGRLSHFLPVKGFDRMLPLYFKLKGLSVSEVGVSTRIHKTASSPGPLWILPEIWRLRRQVQQQGLAFLEEIPGQN; encoded by the coding sequence GTGGAAGCAGTTTCAGTCGTCATTCCTCTTTATAACGAGGAAAACACGATATTACCCACATTTACAGAACTCACGCGGGAGCTGGAAAATGCCGGGCTGACTTTTGAAATTGTCTACGTCGATGTCGGCTCCCGGGACCGTAGTTTTATGATCTCATCGCGGCTGGCAGAACACCACCCTCATGTTCAGGCTTTGAGTTTGCCATCTCCCTACCCGAGACTGACACAAGCGGAGGCTCTTCGCTTGGGTGCGGACTCCGCTCGCTATGAGGTTGTCTTATTTCCAGGATCCAGCGGCCAACTCCCCGCCTTTGAAATTCCCAATCTACTAAAAGCACTTCACGCAAATGAGTTGGATCTCATCTGCGGTGCCCGCAAGGGTGGAATGCGCTCCCGCCTGGCAAGTCAGGTTTCTCGTTACTTTTTGCGACGATTTTTCTCCCTTGATCTACGCGATTTCTGTTCACCCATTCGGGCGGTGCGCAAAGGTCGGCTGTCCCACTTTCTCCCAGTAAAAGGCTTTGATCGCATGCTCCCTTTGTATTTTAAACTCAAAGGCCTGAGTGTCTCTGAAGTTGGGGTCTCCACCCGCATCCACAAAACAGCCTCCTCTCCGGGCCCGCTATGGATCTTGCCCGAAATCTGGAGACTGCGGCGCCAGGTTCAACAACAGGGTCTGGCCTTCCTTGAAGAAATTCCCGGTCAAAACTGA
- a CDS encoding outer membrane lipoprotein-sorting protein: MNSIFAKLEKFEKNGRKFSVGVIVLFTLLTILAALQLENLRTHYSFDQFLPADHPLLKQDLSIQKTFNLEASSPYLLTLSLPPDSRASWLTPAWMERLQELTRSLHGTSEVDKVTSLSNIRLAVSDEHSFGTGTLLEIQKQGQFRQDRLPWSLLIPQVLSLDHKHTLVAVYPRLDLSSSDHEALHQKLYQTAHHYFSTARIQVGGGPAIKTEMNKLLMSEIQRFLVLSLLAALAVLAFVVKSPWALVVALLSVALANLFGLGFMAAMGLTFTVLSTTVPVLITVTAVAVSTHTFVRLNEESKGGHLHFSMVFRVLRELALPHLLTAITTAVGFATLLFNDSELIREYGLSVATAVLMSCVVTQLVLAVGLSRLPCLITRDWRPLRLFFARRILQHREILFVTVLSACLLIGLNGNSMNWGARLFDDLPSGQPARTSTEFISAKLGGVIPLEFSVQAPKGSEKFWLNPETLQKLHQLTERWRAKPEVLSALSLADWIRAGNGQGHLPSDSKAVAEIHFLYGMDRNNPLRQSLTSSGEFTRISLRLADLPASDMTQLVHQLAGDIEGEFPGVITQKGGWAATVPEVGQQLSQTLMYGFFQALFWIFVLLCVIFRSVRWALVAVIPNLVPGAIIAGALSITQTPIKPGIALIFAISLGIAFDNTVYILERLKHRLKSKGHLPIATTLARELSPCLASSLSLFAGFSVFLFSYFSINQTFGLFMILSLIAGLIGDLVLLPTVLGLFPRLLGSGSKPDRPLATVIPLFVKEAPSMMKKAAALALITMIGLALSNSVDATNQLTAEQILGKVEQRLSAPNEFVTLKMKIHEADGSNKERTLQIKRKNSSQNQKALVRLLAPSDLRGVSVLTVQEGDEESQWLYLPSAGRSRRITGSSTSSRFLDSDLNYEDFRFSTYKAFNNKISGYQNKPEGQEVVIISDAKKDAESSYSKIKTWINLKHFRIVKSEYYDKDGKPLKVIKFGNYKAVHKRFWRARQMRVENLQTNTTTELTMTGLSTKKLEDSEVSLSALEAKN, encoded by the coding sequence GTGAATAGTATTTTTGCAAAGTTAGAGAAATTTGAAAAAAATGGCAGGAAGTTTTCTGTTGGTGTCATCGTGTTGTTCACTTTGCTCACGATTCTCGCTGCGCTCCAACTGGAAAATCTCCGCACCCATTATTCATTTGATCAGTTTTTACCCGCAGACCATCCCCTTTTGAAACAAGACCTGAGTATCCAAAAGACTTTCAACCTCGAGGCCTCCTCACCTTACTTGCTCACCCTCAGTTTACCACCTGACTCCCGTGCTTCCTGGTTAACGCCCGCCTGGATGGAGCGACTCCAAGAACTGACTAGGAGTCTCCATGGCACCAGTGAAGTGGACAAGGTGACCAGCCTGTCCAATATTCGTCTAGCAGTGAGTGATGAACACTCCTTTGGCACTGGAACCCTACTGGAAATTCAAAAGCAGGGGCAGTTTCGACAGGATCGCCTGCCCTGGAGCCTGTTGATACCCCAGGTGTTGTCACTTGATCACAAGCACACCCTCGTTGCGGTCTACCCCCGACTGGACCTGTCCTCTTCTGATCACGAAGCTTTGCACCAAAAACTCTATCAAACCGCGCACCACTACTTTTCGACGGCGCGAATCCAAGTTGGAGGCGGCCCGGCGATAAAAACAGAAATGAACAAATTGTTAATGAGCGAGATCCAGCGATTTCTGGTTCTGTCTTTGCTGGCTGCTCTCGCTGTTTTGGCTTTTGTAGTGAAGAGCCCCTGGGCCCTGGTGGTCGCCCTCTTATCCGTGGCTCTCGCCAATTTGTTTGGCCTGGGTTTCATGGCCGCGATGGGATTGACCTTCACTGTGTTGTCCACGACCGTTCCGGTACTTATTACGGTAACCGCAGTAGCGGTTTCCACCCACACCTTCGTCCGCCTCAATGAGGAATCCAAAGGCGGCCACCTTCACTTTTCCATGGTGTTCAGGGTTCTGCGTGAATTGGCCCTCCCTCATTTACTAACTGCGATCACCACAGCGGTGGGCTTTGCTACCCTCTTATTTAATGATAGCGAGCTCATCCGCGAGTATGGCCTAAGCGTTGCCACTGCTGTGCTTATGAGCTGCGTGGTCACCCAGCTTGTTTTGGCTGTTGGACTTTCCCGCCTACCCTGCCTCATCACTCGCGACTGGCGACCTCTGCGCCTTTTCTTTGCCAGGCGAATTCTTCAGCATCGCGAAATCCTCTTCGTCACCGTGTTGTCCGCCTGCCTGCTTATAGGCCTCAACGGCAACAGCATGAACTGGGGAGCACGTCTTTTTGACGATTTGCCATCTGGCCAACCGGCGCGAACTTCAACCGAATTTATCAGCGCCAAATTGGGAGGAGTGATCCCCCTCGAATTCTCCGTTCAAGCTCCTAAGGGATCGGAAAAATTTTGGCTGAACCCAGAAACCCTACAAAAGCTTCATCAACTCACTGAGCGCTGGCGAGCAAAACCCGAAGTCCTAAGTGCTCTCAGCTTGGCCGATTGGATTCGTGCCGGCAATGGTCAGGGCCATTTGCCATCAGATTCAAAGGCCGTTGCGGAAATTCACTTCCTTTACGGAATGGATCGAAACAACCCACTAAGGCAGTCATTGACCAGCTCGGGAGAGTTCACCCGCATCAGTCTTCGCCTGGCCGACCTGCCAGCATCCGACATGACCCAACTTGTTCATCAGCTGGCCGGCGACATTGAAGGCGAGTTCCCGGGGGTGATCACGCAAAAGGGTGGGTGGGCTGCCACCGTTCCGGAAGTTGGACAGCAGCTCAGTCAAACCCTCATGTATGGCTTCTTCCAGGCCTTATTTTGGATTTTTGTTCTTCTCTGTGTCATCTTTCGCTCGGTTCGTTGGGCCTTGGTGGCAGTTATCCCAAACTTGGTGCCCGGTGCGATCATTGCCGGAGCGCTCTCAATCACCCAAACCCCCATCAAACCAGGAATTGCACTGATTTTTGCCATCTCTTTAGGTATTGCCTTTGATAATACGGTTTACATCCTTGAGAGACTCAAACATCGGTTGAAATCCAAAGGCCACCTTCCTATCGCCACCACTCTTGCCCGAGAACTCAGCCCTTGCCTGGCTTCAAGCCTCTCTTTGTTTGCCGGCTTCTCTGTGTTTTTGTTTTCTTATTTCAGTATTAATCAGACCTTTGGACTGTTTATGATCCTCTCTCTTATTGCCGGGCTCATTGGCGATCTGGTACTCTTACCGACAGTACTGGGGTTATTTCCAAGATTACTCGGATCAGGTTCAAAACCAGACCGCCCCTTGGCGACCGTGATCCCCTTGTTTGTGAAGGAGGCACCTTCTATGATGAAAAAAGCTGCCGCACTGGCACTCATCACAATGATTGGTCTCGCTCTCTCCAATTCTGTCGACGCCACTAACCAGCTTACAGCTGAACAAATTCTCGGCAAAGTGGAACAACGACTGTCGGCTCCCAATGAGTTTGTCACCCTCAAAATGAAGATTCATGAGGCTGATGGCTCGAACAAAGAGAGAACCTTGCAGATAAAACGTAAGAATTCGTCCCAGAACCAAAAGGCCCTCGTCCGATTGCTGGCGCCCAGCGATCTCAGAGGCGTCAGCGTACTCACAGTTCAAGAGGGTGACGAAGAAAGCCAGTGGCTTTACCTTCCATCCGCTGGGCGATCACGAAGAATCACCGGATCCAGCACATCCAGTCGATTTTTGGATTCTGATTTAAACTATGAGGATTTCCGCTTCTCCACCTACAAGGCCTTTAACAACAAGATCTCAGGGTATCAAAATAAGCCTGAGGGACAGGAAGTTGTGATTATCAGTGATGCCAAAAAAGATGCCGAGAGTTCGTACAGCAAGATCAAGACCTGGATTAATCTGAAGCACTTCCGCATTGTCAAAAGTGAGTACTACGATAAAGATGGCAAACCTCTAAAGGTGATAAAGTTTGGCAACTACAAAGCCGTCCACAAGAGGTTTTGGCGAGCTCGGCAAATGAGGGTGGAAAACCTGCAGACCAATACCACGACCGAACTCACCATGACGGGCTTATCCACTAAAAAACTAGAGGACTCTGAGGTCTCTCTGTCTGCTCTCGAAGCAAAAAATTGA
- a CDS encoding ABC-2 family transporter protein: MSHWTFLRALIATNLKASTALRGAFLMQCFFMVLNNLIFFAVWWIFFKNFREIGGWGLPEITALYGVVAGCFGWAMILGGGIRHLARMITDGDLDSFMTQPKNLLVHAAGSHSMASGWGDVISAIILIHFSGYLTWHNLPVLVLCMISGTLLFMCAGVLFNSMAFFLGPVDTLARQMFEFVVTFSVYPQTIFTGYMKLMLFTLIPAGFIGYLPIEALRDFRWSHLVAIIVGTAAYAGFTLVVFHLGLKRYTSGNRVGVRV, from the coding sequence ATGTCTCATTGGACCTTCCTCCGAGCACTGATTGCCACAAATCTAAAGGCCTCAACGGCCCTGCGTGGAGCCTTTCTCATGCAGTGCTTTTTTATGGTCCTTAACAATCTTATTTTCTTCGCAGTTTGGTGGATCTTTTTTAAGAACTTTCGCGAGATCGGCGGCTGGGGGTTACCGGAAATCACGGCCCTCTACGGAGTGGTCGCCGGCTGTTTTGGCTGGGCAATGATATTGGGCGGTGGCATTCGCCATTTGGCCCGGATGATTACCGATGGGGACTTGGATTCTTTTATGACCCAACCAAAAAATCTTTTGGTTCACGCAGCGGGTTCTCATTCCATGGCCTCCGGCTGGGGCGATGTTATCAGCGCTATTATCTTGATTCATTTTTCCGGGTATCTGACCTGGCACAACCTGCCAGTTCTTGTTTTGTGCATGATTTCAGGAACGCTTTTGTTTATGTGCGCAGGGGTCTTGTTTAACTCGATGGCTTTTTTCCTCGGGCCGGTGGACACCCTGGCGCGGCAAATGTTTGAGTTTGTGGTCACTTTTTCGGTTTATCCTCAGACCATTTTTACCGGCTACATGAAGCTCATGCTCTTTACTCTTATTCCTGCCGGGTTTATTGGTTATCTCCCCATCGAGGCCCTGCGCGATTTCAGGTGGTCTCATCTGGTTGCCATCATTGTGGGGACGGCTGCCTACGCTGGCTTCACCCTGGTGGTTTTCCATCTGGGTCTCAAGCGCTATACATCTGGAAATCGTGTGGGCGTGAGGGTTTAG
- a CDS encoding ABC-2 family transporter protein gives MSHTLRSYGGFFLLAARQELFHRGALIGRFAFYGVILLVFSRIWFVVKDAGQLPGTDARNLLWYLAVTEWIILSIPVTHTEIEQEVKTGNIAYALTRPVSFIWVKTFEGAGHLLLRMCVLAVAGLCFAYVLAGGPPSHPEGLLLAFPVGLCAGLVSLLFHNCIGLSAFWLQDANPLYWVWQKLNFILGGLILPLSLYPEWLQKIAMLTPFSALLYGPGQIAMQADVYLALSVTGRLLLWGGLAALLLELLYRRGCAILNVNGG, from the coding sequence ATGAGCCATACACTCCGATCCTATGGTGGTTTTTTTCTTCTTGCCGCCCGCCAGGAACTATTTCATCGCGGGGCTTTGATTGGCCGATTTGCCTTTTACGGAGTGATACTTTTGGTATTTTCGCGCATCTGGTTCGTGGTTAAAGATGCCGGGCAACTCCCAGGTACAGATGCGCGAAATCTCCTTTGGTATTTGGCCGTCACCGAATGGATTATTCTTTCCATCCCGGTGACTCACACCGAGATCGAACAGGAAGTTAAGACCGGCAACATTGCCTACGCCCTCACCCGCCCTGTTTCCTTTATTTGGGTCAAAACCTTTGAGGGCGCTGGCCACCTGTTATTGCGTATGTGTGTCTTAGCTGTAGCGGGACTTTGCTTTGCCTATGTCCTGGCTGGTGGCCCACCCTCTCACCCAGAGGGCCTACTCCTCGCCTTCCCGGTTGGCCTATGCGCTGGTCTGGTGTCTTTGCTATTCCACAATTGTATTGGCCTTAGTGCTTTTTGGCTCCAGGATGCCAATCCTCTTTATTGGGTCTGGCAGAAATTAAATTTCATTCTTGGCGGATTGATCCTTCCCCTCAGTCTTTATCCAGAGTGGCTGCAAAAGATCGCCATGCTCACTCCTTTTTCGGCTCTCTTGTATGGTCCTGGGCAAATTGCCATGCAGGCGGATGTATATCTTGCTTTGTCGGTCACTGGCCGTTTGCTGCTGTGGGGGGGCTTGGCGGCATTACTCCTCGAATTGCTCTATCGGCGAGGATGTGCCATCCTCAATGTGAACGGAGGTTAG
- a CDS encoding ATP-binding cassette domain-containing protein, translated as MREGIEVQDLMKVFRTRKINQDRPWWQRCSSYLKPDYEEMRALQGISFSVQPGERIAFIGPNGAGKSTTIKILAGILHPTTGQVSVSGLIPWKDRQKLGYRIGTVFGQRSQLWYHLPAGDTLRLLARVYDLPMTDFRQRRDELVRLFDIKELLDQPVRQMSLGQRMRCEIVASLLHRPEILFLDEPTIGLDVTAKAIIRDLIHTQSVNEGTTIFLTSHDTGDMERVCERVIVINHGQLLFDRSLQNLRAHFIKRKILTFMTAEETLHLQMPGLSQLKIEPHRSVWSVDTKILPVGQVVAQVLQQAKLRDLTVEDPPMEDIVQDIYRAPALVRQEAPQ; from the coding sequence ATGAGAGAGGGTATTGAAGTTCAAGACCTAATGAAGGTCTTTCGCACACGTAAGATCAATCAGGATCGCCCCTGGTGGCAAAGATGTTCGTCCTACCTCAAACCCGACTATGAGGAAATGAGAGCCCTGCAGGGAATTAGTTTTTCCGTTCAACCGGGGGAGCGCATTGCCTTTATTGGTCCCAATGGTGCTGGCAAATCGACGACCATCAAAATCCTGGCAGGCATTCTTCATCCGACGACGGGCCAAGTTTCTGTGAGTGGTCTTATCCCTTGGAAGGACCGACAAAAACTGGGCTACCGCATCGGAACGGTTTTTGGTCAACGCAGTCAGCTTTGGTACCACCTCCCTGCCGGCGACACCTTACGCCTTTTGGCCCGGGTCTATGATTTGCCCATGACTGATTTTCGCCAGCGCCGAGATGAATTGGTTCGCCTCTTCGATATCAAAGAGCTTTTGGATCAACCAGTGAGGCAAATGTCCTTAGGACAGAGAATGCGCTGTGAAATTGTCGCCAGCCTTCTCCACCGTCCGGAGATTCTGTTTTTGGACGAGCCAACCATTGGCCTTGATGTCACAGCCAAAGCTATTATTCGTGATTTGATTCATACTCAATCGGTCAATGAAGGGACCACGATCTTTCTCACCTCCCATGACACTGGAGATATGGAGCGCGTCTGTGAGCGAGTAATTGTGATCAATCATGGACAGCTTCTCTTTGATCGATCTCTGCAAAATTTGCGGGCTCATTTTATCAAGCGCAAGATTCTCACCTTCATGACGGCTGAGGAAACTCTGCATTTGCAGATGCCGGGCCTGAGTCAACTTAAGATCGAACCCCATCGCTCGGTGTGGTCCGTTGACACCAAAATTTTGCCGGTGGGCCAGGTCGTGGCACAGGTTCTTCAGCAGGCCAAGTTGCGTGATCTCACAGTCGAGGATCCTCCCATGGAAGATATTGTCCAGGACATCTACCGCGCTCCAGCCCTGGTCCGGCAAGAGGCCCCACAATGA
- a CDS encoding RNA-binding protein, giving the protein MTNKVYVGNLSYDLTEEQLRDLFAPCGEIRELKIVKDFFTGKARGFGFVTFEKPEAAEAAVKMDGQVVNGRNLRVSFAQDRNRGSGSYYHGRGMSV; this is encoded by the coding sequence ATGACCAACAAGGTATATGTGGGAAATCTTTCCTATGATCTCACGGAAGAACAGCTGCGGGACTTGTTTGCTCCCTGTGGGGAAATTCGCGAGTTAAAAATTGTGAAGGATTTTTTCACTGGCAAAGCCCGGGGCTTTGGCTTTGTGACCTTTGAAAAGCCTGAAGCTGCGGAGGCAGCAGTCAAAATGGACGGTCAGGTGGTCAATGGTCGTAACCTGCGCGTGAGCTTTGCCCAGGATCGCAATCGTGGCAGTGGTTCCTATTATCATGGCCGGGGGATGTCCGTTTAG
- a CDS encoding YiiD C-terminal domain-containing protein, with protein sequence MTQEESQLLSSIHNEIPISQEMGINDLRLSKEGLILAAELAPNRNHRGTAFGGSLNSIMLLAGWAWLHHWLGQEKVAAHVVVRDCTTRFYSAVSQNFRVEVEPPSVESEARFLRTLQRRGLAQIPLLVRIFGEKRVAVVMKAQFAAVRDFREATKG encoded by the coding sequence GTGACTCAAGAAGAATCTCAACTTCTATCCTCAATTCACAATGAGATTCCCATTTCTCAGGAAATGGGAATCAATGACCTCCGCCTTTCCAAAGAGGGTTTGATTCTTGCGGCAGAGTTGGCGCCCAACCGCAATCACCGGGGCACTGCTTTTGGTGGTAGTCTCAATTCCATCATGCTCTTGGCGGGGTGGGCTTGGCTTCATCACTGGTTGGGGCAGGAGAAGGTCGCGGCCCATGTGGTGGTCCGCGATTGCACCACTCGGTTTTATTCAGCTGTCAGTCAGAATTTTCGGGTTGAGGTGGAGCCTCCCTCAGTCGAAAGTGAGGCGCGGTTCCTCAGAACTCTTCAGCGCAGGGGGTTGGCTCAAATCCCTCTCTTGGTTCGCATATTCGGGGAAAAGCGGGTGGCCGTTGTCATGAAGGCTCAGTTTGCTGCAGTCCGTGACTTTCGCGAAGCAACAAAGGGGTAA
- a CDS encoding universal stress protein, translating into MTKVKAKTKTAKKKAVKTAAKKKPAKKKAAKKAATKNLVVWAVDPFSKNEESMTKAMAVLKSLSKGGLTPIQPAYVLSPDNFNFTGDFSGPWLKKFEPKVLAAMDAVISRLGLPGVAKPEILVNKQASMTGDVKKLLGYAHKQKAEVVVMNSHARTGLARFFLGSFAETALMETKTPLILVSPESKKVDGIKKILFPTDLTKGNKRAFKKVIDFCKHHNAQLVIYHKLPDPIEPMIQTGVYMAGGGWVSVQQFIEKESDTREKESRKWVEEAAKAGVDAKFYIEEKPGFITDSINQYIDTHGVDMVAVGSKSGPVASVLVGSVARQLVREAACPVWVVHV; encoded by the coding sequence GTGACAAAAGTGAAGGCAAAAACGAAGACTGCCAAAAAGAAGGCTGTAAAAACGGCGGCCAAGAAAAAGCCCGCCAAAAAGAAAGCCGCAAAAAAAGCAGCGACCAAAAACTTAGTGGTATGGGCCGTCGATCCCTTCTCCAAAAACGAGGAGTCGATGACCAAGGCAATGGCGGTGCTGAAGTCCCTTTCCAAGGGAGGATTGACACCCATCCAGCCGGCCTATGTTTTAAGTCCTGACAATTTCAATTTTACCGGTGATTTTTCCGGCCCATGGCTGAAGAAGTTCGAACCCAAGGTTCTCGCCGCCATGGATGCCGTGATCAGCCGATTGGGTTTGCCCGGGGTCGCAAAGCCTGAGATTTTGGTCAACAAGCAAGCCTCGATGACTGGTGATGTGAAAAAGCTCTTGGGATACGCCCACAAGCAAAAGGCTGAAGTGGTGGTCATGAACAGCCATGCCCGTACAGGTCTGGCGCGCTTCTTTTTGGGTAGTTTTGCCGAAACGGCTCTGATGGAAACAAAAACGCCCTTGATTTTGGTGAGTCCGGAGTCAAAGAAAGTTGATGGCATCAAGAAAATCCTGTTTCCAACTGATTTGACCAAAGGAAACAAACGGGCTTTCAAAAAAGTGATCGATTTCTGTAAACACCATAATGCTCAGTTGGTGATTTATCACAAGCTTCCTGATCCTATTGAACCCATGATTCAGACCGGAGTTTATATGGCCGGCGGAGGCTGGGTATCGGTTCAGCAATTTATTGAGAAGGAATCTGACACTCGCGAAAAAGAAAGCCGCAAGTGGGTGGAGGAAGCAGCCAAGGCTGGAGTGGACGCCAAGTTTTACATTGAAGAAAAGCCTGGTTTTATCACTGACTCGATCAATCAGTACATTGACACCCACGGTGTCGACATGGTGGCTGTGGGCTCCAAGTCAGGGCCTGTGGCATCGGTGTTGGTCGGCAGCGTGGCTCGCCAGTTGGTTCGTGAAGCAGCCTGCCCGGTGTGGGTTGTTCACGTTTAA
- a CDS encoding MBL fold metallo-hydrolase, with the protein MSRKLLLQFLGAAGTVTGSRTVVRYGDYRILVDCGLYQGPKEIRQLNWDPFPEVEKLDAVVLTHAHIDHSGYLPKLSKEGFNGPVYCSKATQDLCDIMLMDSAHLQEEDARFANKSRHSRHYPALPLYTTPDAIRVLKQFESIPMDEWKELVPGLSLRMIRAGHILGSAIVQFSYEGSHDSRLLTFSGDLGNGRSHILKPPVMISETDYLVMESTYGDRVQPREGQLKPLGEIIRKVTGRGGTLVIPAFTVGRTQELLYLIRQLESQNLIPLLPVYVDSPMALDATQVYANHSEELKLAVVDGELQSPVCTSSYTAVKSADDSMLLCMDDSPKIVISAAGMLTGGRILHHLKAKLPDPKSGVLFVGYQAEGTKGLLLKQGLTDIRIHHQPVTVEAEIMAMDTFSAHADSNDIMDWLRNFKKPPRGVFLNHGEPNALRALKYRISNEFEWKVMIPQLGDEVLINGG; encoded by the coding sequence ATGTCGCGAAAACTCCTTTTGCAGTTTCTAGGAGCCGCGGGCACAGTGACCGGGAGTCGCACCGTGGTTCGCTATGGCGACTACCGAATTCTTGTGGATTGTGGTTTGTATCAGGGTCCCAAGGAAATCCGTCAACTTAACTGGGATCCTTTTCCGGAAGTGGAAAAGCTAGATGCGGTGGTACTGACCCACGCCCACATTGATCACAGTGGATATTTGCCTAAGCTTTCCAAAGAGGGCTTTAATGGTCCGGTTTACTGTAGCAAGGCGACTCAGGATTTGTGCGACATCATGTTGATGGATTCGGCTCACCTGCAAGAGGAAGATGCTCGGTTTGCCAACAAGAGTCGGCACTCTCGTCACTATCCGGCACTTCCCTTGTACACAACCCCGGACGCCATTCGCGTACTTAAGCAGTTTGAATCCATTCCCATGGACGAGTGGAAAGAGCTGGTGCCAGGTCTCAGCCTGCGCATGATACGTGCCGGTCACATACTCGGTTCAGCCATCGTACAGTTTAGTTATGAGGGCAGCCATGACTCCCGTTTGCTGACATTTTCTGGTGATCTTGGCAATGGCCGCTCCCATATTCTTAAGCCACCGGTGATGATTTCTGAAACCGATTATTTGGTCATGGAGTCCACCTATGGGGATCGGGTGCAGCCAAGGGAGGGTCAGCTGAAACCCTTAGGCGAGATCATCCGCAAGGTGACGGGCAGGGGCGGAACTCTGGTGATCCCGGCCTTTACCGTGGGGCGGACCCAGGAATTACTGTATTTGATTCGCCAATTGGAGAGTCAAAATTTGATTCCCCTTCTTCCGGTTTATGTGGATAGCCCGATGGCCTTGGATGCCACTCAGGTCTACGCTAACCATTCTGAGGAATTGAAGCTGGCCGTGGTGGACGGGGAGTTGCAGTCACCGGTTTGCACCTCCAGCTATACGGCTGTGAAGTCGGCAGATGACTCTATGTTGTTGTGCATGGATGACAGCCCCAAAATCGTGATTTCGGCGGCGGGAATGCTCACGGGTGGCCGAATTCTGCACCACCTCAAAGCCAAGCTCCCTGACCCCAAGAGTGGCGTTCTGTTTGTTGGTTATCAGGCCGAGGGCACCAAGGGCTTGTTGCTGAAGCAGGGCTTAACCGACATTCGCATTCACCATCAGCCGGTGACGGTTGAGGCTGAGATCATGGCTATGGATACCTTTTCAGCGCATGCGGACTCGAACGACATCATGGATTGGCTGAGGAATTTCAAAAAACCGCCGCGTGGGGTTTTCCTTAATCATGGTGAACCTAACGCCTTGCGGGCCCTCAAATATCGCATCAGCAACGAGTTTGAGTGGAAGGTGATGATCCCCCAGTTGGGAGACGAGGTTTTAATCAATGGAGGCTAG
- a CDS encoding ATP-binding protein, producing MKLVLTGGPSGGKTTMAMSITKVFAQRVVMIPESASILFGGGFSRRTYADAVKLQQQAIYAVQVAHEAIYEMENKEDLLMVCDRGTLDGWAYWPNEKDPEFFSKIQSSEKAELSRYDWVIHLDTAGSESYDKENVIRIENHTEADLINERIKQCWSGHPRRFIIPSTESFFHKVSAVMSIVEKILAGTEYEKIKL from the coding sequence ATGAAATTGGTTTTAACCGGTGGCCCTTCCGGGGGAAAGACCACCATGGCCATGTCGATCACCAAAGTGTTTGCCCAGCGGGTGGTCATGATCCCGGAGTCTGCCAGCATTTTGTTTGGCGGCGGGTTCTCACGGCGGACCTATGCCGATGCGGTGAAGTTGCAGCAGCAGGCCATTTATGCGGTCCAGGTCGCTCACGAAGCCATTTATGAAATGGAAAATAAAGAGGATCTCCTTATGGTCTGTGACCGTGGAACCTTGGATGGCTGGGCCTATTGGCCCAACGAGAAAGATCCGGAGTTTTTCAGTAAAATCCAGTCGAGCGAAAAGGCCGAACTGAGCCGCTATGATTGGGTCATCCATTTGGATACCGCAGGATCTGAGTCCTACGACAAGGAAAACGTCATCCGAATTGAAAATCACACCGAGGCTGATCTCATCAATGAACGCATCAAACAGTGCTGGAGCGGTCACCCTCGGCGTTTTATCATCCCTAGTACTGAGTCCTTCTTCCACAAAGTTTCAGCAGTGATGTCCATTGTGGAAAAAATCCTCGCCGGGACGGAGTACGAGAAAATCAAGCTATAA